TGGCGGGCTTGCGCGAGACACACGCTGTCGGCTGTTGACGCCGCGGGGAACGCACGCTCCTATACCGCCCGCAGCGAGGGGACGCTGTGGACTGAAGGAGCATGTCATGCCCGAAAAGGCTCATAGCGACGAGGGTTTGACTGCCGAGGCGCGGCCCGCAACCAAGGAAGACGCAGCTATCCTGGCCAAGCTGGTCAACATGGCCGGCGATGGGCTGCCGCTCTATCTCTGGACAAAAATGGCCGAGGACGGCGAGGACCCCTGGGAGGTCGGCCGGAGGCGGGCGCAACGCGAGGAAGGCAGCTTTTCCTACCGCAACGCCGTGGTGCTGGAGCATGGCAAGGTGATTGCCTGCCTGATCGGTTATCCGATCGTGCCTTCGCTGCCCGACCCCGACACGCCTGCAATGTTCGTGCCGTTCAATATGCTGGAGGCGCTGGCCGTCGGCAGCTGGTACGTCAACGTCATGGCGACGATGCCCGAGGCACGGGCGCGCGGCTACGGCTCGCGGCTGTTGGCCATGGCCGATACCATCGCCGAGGCGACCGGCTGCACCGGCACCAGCCTGATCGTTTCGGACGCCAACACCACCGCCCGGCACCTCTATGAGAGCGTCGGATATCGCGCGATCGCCTCCGAGCCGATGGTCAAGGAAGGCTGGACCGGCGCTGGCGAGAACTGGATGCTGATGGTCAAGCCGTGAAGGGTTTCCGACCCGACATTAGCGCACGCCCGGAGCCCCGGCCCCAAATGAAATTCTGTGACGACACCGTCATGGCCTATGACGCCTCGCGCCGGGTCTTCGAAGCTGGCGACGCGCTGACCTTCGACGCCGCCTGCCGGCTCGCTCATCTGCCGTTGGTGGCTCCAGCCCATGCCGAGGTCATCCCCGGCAAGGAGGGGAAGGATTATCGCAACGGACGATATGATACGCCAAGGCATTCCCTGGTGGTGCCGGTGGATGCCGGTGCGCTGGGCGCTGCAGAGACGTTCCAAGCCTTCGAGGCGGAG
The nucleotide sequence above comes from Aminobacter aminovorans. Encoded proteins:
- a CDS encoding GNAT family N-acetyltransferase; the protein is MPEKAHSDEGLTAEARPATKEDAAILAKLVNMAGDGLPLYLWTKMAEDGEDPWEVGRRRAQREEGSFSYRNAVVLEHGKVIACLIGYPIVPSLPDPDTPAMFVPFNMLEALAVGSWYVNVMATMPEARARGYGSRLLAMADTIAEATGCTGTSLIVSDANTTARHLYESVGYRAIASEPMVKEGWTGAGENWMLMVKP